From one Phycodurus eques isolate BA_2022a chromosome 19, UOR_Pequ_1.1, whole genome shotgun sequence genomic stretch:
- the zgc:171971 gene encoding LOW QUALITY PROTEIN: DNA-directed RNA polymerase III subunit RPC4 (The sequence of the model RefSeq protein was modified relative to this genomic sequence to represent the inferred CDS: deleted 1 base in 1 codon) produces the protein MQRKDAEEVPCSSGTSSGASSGGGLHGSAPGPAPSSVAARRLTSLRTRDLTLGGALKKAKKTFEPNVNAVRKSKDESEGEIQATPRRERKQRDDRRRESRGGRKGKPRTIQSHSIFEQGPADALRKTGRAAAPRACDATAPPKRGPVKKERKDSDGEDELLRKLRRDDFICDPDLKNDAKLKPIQLPLCQTRTTPGQEKPPLLGSSSAGPRVRTGRSGERPSLVEILRGLCLSSEEELFFMQLPDCMPVRAPKDELNPEARFENVATDKKQLFGKAQESPSVKCSPVLSEFPEGFLGKIQIRKSGKMQMKLGNIVMDITDGAALSFLQQLVSVNLSDGKTGDMAVLGNIQHKLVLSPNFQTLLEQSTEQ, from the exons ATGCAAAGGAAGGATGCAGAGGAGGTCCCCTGTTCCTCTGGCACGAGCAGTGGGGCGAGTTCGGGCGGAGGACTGCACGGCTCCGCCCCtggccccgccccctcctcgGTCGCCGCGAGAAGACTGACGTCTCTCCGAACTCGAGATCTGACACTAGGGGGCGCCCTGAAGAAAGCAAAG AAAACCTTTGAGCCGAATGTCAACGCTGTGAGGAAAAGCAAGGACGA GTCCGAGGGAGAGATTCAAGCGACGCCGAGAAGAGAGCGGAAACAGAGGGATGACAGAAGGCGAGAGAGCAGAGGCGGGAGG AAGGGAAAGCCGCGGACCATTCAGTCTCACTCGATCTTCGAGCAGGGTCCTGCTGACGCTCTGCGGAAAACAG GCCGGGCGGCTGCTCCAAGAGCGTGCGACGCCACCGCGCCGCCTAAACGTGGTCCTGTAAAAAAAGAGCGGAAAGACTCCGATGGTGAAGATGAGCTCCTCAGAAAACTACGGCGAGATGAT TTCATATGCGATCCTGATTTGAAGAACGATGCCAAGTTGAAACCCATCCAGTTACCTTTGTGTCAGACAAGAACAACAC CGGGTCAGGAGAAGCCCCCTCTTCTCGGATCATCATCCGCCGGACCTCGGGTTAGGACGGGCCGTAGCGGAGAGCGGCCATCTTTGGTGGAGATACTGCGGGGTCTCTGCCTGTCTAGCGAGGAGGAACTCTTCTTCATGCAGTTGCCTGACTGTATGCCTGTGAGAGCTCCAAAAGATGAGCTCAATCCTGAGGCCAGATTCGAGAACGTTGCCACGGACAAGAAGCAGCTGTTTGGGAAAGCGCAG GAGTCCCCGTCGGTGAAGTGCTCCCCTGTCCTGTCAGAATTCCCAGAGGGATTTCTGGGTAAGATCCAAATAAGAAAGTCGGGAAAGATGCAGATGAAGCTGGGCAATATTGTCATGGACATCACCGACGGAGCTGCTTTGTCATTCCTTCAG CAATTGGTGTCTGTCAATCTGTCCGACGGTAAGACTGGAGACATGGCGGTGTTAGGAAACATCCAACATAAACTGGTTTTATCTCCAAATTTCCAAACTTTATTGGAACAATCGACAGAACAGTAA